Proteins from one Esox lucius isolate fEsoLuc1 chromosome 19, fEsoLuc1.pri, whole genome shotgun sequence genomic window:
- the LOC105018412 gene encoding muscarinic acetylcholine receptor M2 isoform X2, protein METLNFTYSSNLSSNSGNSSLFSGSPYTMVEIVLIILVAGSLSVVTIIGNILVMLSIKVNRNLQTVNNYFLFSLACADLIIGLCSMNLYTVYIVIGRWPLGPVMCDVWLTIDYVVSNASVMNLLIISFDRYFCITKPLSYPVRRSTKMAGMMIAAAWVLSFVLWAPAILFWQFIVEGRTVPPGNCYIQFFSNAAVTFGTAIAAFYLPVAIMIGLYWRISKASRSRVQRHSRKPSGTSLAEGPSQSQEDGSRSNNCTGTWKEEDGQEGVTIEELSQHHNGTGPDRESSTTTLSNTASSSNRREDPGLRNGEDTPTRARCCPQNQATGCGTNLSCIRRNPCSERETYTTPHSKTDSTLAAEKKSLVTRTLLKMTKRNFNQSPERYTTRKGTPSREKKLHPQVTVDYWLLVVLHQQHHQPGLLCSVQHYL, encoded by the exons ATGGAGACGCTCAACTTCACCTACTCCTCCAACCTCAGCTCCAACAGTGGAAACAGCAGCCTCTTCTCTGGGAGTCCCTATACGATGGTAGAGATCGTCCTCATCATCCTAGTAGCCGGTTCACTCAGCGTCGTCACCATCATTGGAAACATCCTGGTCATGCTCTCCATAAAG GTCAACAGAAACCTGCAGACCGTCAACAACTATTTCCTGTTTAGCTTGGCCTGTGCCGATCTCATCATTGGCTTGTGCTCAATGAATCTCTACACTGTCTACATTGTGATTGGACGCTGGCCTTTGGGCCCGGTGATGTGTGACGTGTGGTTGACTATTGATTATGTTGTAAGCAACGCATCTGTCATGAACCTCCTTATCATCAGCTTTGATCGCTACTTCTGCATCACCAAACCTCTCAGCTATCCGGTGCGTCGCAGCACCAAGATGGCCGGGATGATGATTGCGGCAGCCTGGGTCCTGTCCTTCGTACTGTGGGCACCTGCCATTTTGTTCTGGCAGTTCATTGTGGAAGGGCGAACAGTACCACCTGGCAATTGCTACATCCAGTTTTTCTCCAACGCGGCTGTGACTTTTGGCACAGCTATTGCGGCTTTTTACCTGCCTGTGGCCATCATGATCGGCCTCTACTGGcgcatttcaaaagccagccgTAGCCGGGTACAGAGACATAGCAGGAAACCCTCAGGGACCAGCCTGGCAGAAGGCCCATCACAGAGCCAGGAGGATGGGTCCAGGTCCAACAACTGTACTGGGACTTGGAAGGAGGAGGATGGTCAGGAGGGAGTGACGATTGAGGAACTGTCCCAACACCACAACGGGACGGGGCCAGACAGAGAGAGCTCCACAACAACACTCAGCAACACTGCCTCATCTTCTAATCGAAGAGAAGACCCTGGCCTAAGAAATGGTGAGGACACACCCACCCGGGCACGCTGTTGCCCTCAGAACCAGGCCACGGGCTGTGGGACAAACCTTTCCTGCATCAGACGTAACCCCTgttcagagagggagacatacacaaccccccacagCAAAACAGACTCCACCCTGGCCGCAGAGAAAAAGAGCCTGGTGACACGGACATTGTTAAAG ATGACCAAAAGGAACTTCAATCAAAGCCCAGAGAGGTACACAACTAGGAAAGGCACTCCATCACGGGAGAAGAAG CTGCATCCCCAAGTCACTGTGGACTATTGGCTACTGGTTGTGCTACATCAACAGCACCATCAACCCGGCCTGCTATGCTCTGTGCAACACTACCTTTAA
- the LOC105018412 gene encoding muscarinic acetylcholine receptor M2 isoform X1 — METLNFTYSSNLSSNSGNSSLFSGSPYTMVEIVLIILVAGSLSVVTIIGNILVMLSIKVNRNLQTVNNYFLFSLACADLIIGLCSMNLYTVYIVIGRWPLGPVMCDVWLTIDYVVSNASVMNLLIISFDRYFCITKPLSYPVRRSTKMAGMMIAAAWVLSFVLWAPAILFWQFIVEGRTVPPGNCYIQFFSNAAVTFGTAIAAFYLPVAIMIGLYWRISKASRSRVQRHSRKPSGTSLAEGPSQSQEDGSRSNNCTGTWKEEDGQEGVTIEELSQHHNGTGPDRESSTTTLSNTASSSNRREDPGLRNGEDTPTRARCCPQNQATGCGTNLSCIRRNPCSERETYTTPHSKTDSTLAAEKKSLVTRTLLKMTKRNFNQSPERYTTRKGTPSREKKVTRTIMAIMVAFVATWTPYNVMVLINTFCSSCIPKSLWTIGYWLCYINSTINPACYALCNTTFKNTFRKLLLCQYRNMRR; from the exons ATGGAGACGCTCAACTTCACCTACTCCTCCAACCTCAGCTCCAACAGTGGAAACAGCAGCCTCTTCTCTGGGAGTCCCTATACGATGGTAGAGATCGTCCTCATCATCCTAGTAGCCGGTTCACTCAGCGTCGTCACCATCATTGGAAACATCCTGGTCATGCTCTCCATAAAG GTCAACAGAAACCTGCAGACCGTCAACAACTATTTCCTGTTTAGCTTGGCCTGTGCCGATCTCATCATTGGCTTGTGCTCAATGAATCTCTACACTGTCTACATTGTGATTGGACGCTGGCCTTTGGGCCCGGTGATGTGTGACGTGTGGTTGACTATTGATTATGTTGTAAGCAACGCATCTGTCATGAACCTCCTTATCATCAGCTTTGATCGCTACTTCTGCATCACCAAACCTCTCAGCTATCCGGTGCGTCGCAGCACCAAGATGGCCGGGATGATGATTGCGGCAGCCTGGGTCCTGTCCTTCGTACTGTGGGCACCTGCCATTTTGTTCTGGCAGTTCATTGTGGAAGGGCGAACAGTACCACCTGGCAATTGCTACATCCAGTTTTTCTCCAACGCGGCTGTGACTTTTGGCACAGCTATTGCGGCTTTTTACCTGCCTGTGGCCATCATGATCGGCCTCTACTGGcgcatttcaaaagccagccgTAGCCGGGTACAGAGACATAGCAGGAAACCCTCAGGGACCAGCCTGGCAGAAGGCCCATCACAGAGCCAGGAGGATGGGTCCAGGTCCAACAACTGTACTGGGACTTGGAAGGAGGAGGATGGTCAGGAGGGAGTGACGATTGAGGAACTGTCCCAACACCACAACGGGACGGGGCCAGACAGAGAGAGCTCCACAACAACACTCAGCAACACTGCCTCATCTTCTAATCGAAGAGAAGACCCTGGCCTAAGAAATGGTGAGGACACACCCACCCGGGCACGCTGTTGCCCTCAGAACCAGGCCACGGGCTGTGGGACAAACCTTTCCTGCATCAGACGTAACCCCTgttcagagagggagacatacacaaccccccacagCAAAACAGACTCCACCCTGGCCGCAGAGAAAAAGAGCCTGGTGACACGGACATTGTTAAAG ATGACCAAAAGGAACTTCAATCAAAGCCCAGAGAGGTACACAACTAGGAAAGGCACTCCATCACGGGAGAAGAAGGTGACGCGCACTATCATGGCCATAATGGTGGCGTTTGTCGCCACATGGACGCCTTACAATGTCATGGTGCTAATCAACACCTTCTGCTCCAGCTGCATCCCCAAGTCACTGTGGACTATTGGCTACTGGTTGTGCTACATCAACAGCACCATCAACCCGGCCTGCTATGCTCTGTGCAACACTACCTTTAAGAACACCTTCAGAAAACTGCTGCTCTGCCAGTACAGGAACATGCGGCGGTGA